The region ACGATCTTGAAGTGTTTCGCCATGTTATAGACGTCAACCTTATCGGCAATTTTGACGTGGTGAGGAAATTTGAAAATGCGCTAATTGCAGCAAAAGGGACGGTTATCAATATTGCTTCCATGTACAGTTTTCTGGGCAGTCCAAAAGTGCCTGCTTATGGGGCAAGCAAAGCCGCGATACATCAGCTAACTAGATCACTGGCGCTTAAATATGCACCGCAAGGCGTGAGAGTTAATGCCATCGCTCCAGGATTTGTTGTTACCGAACAAACCGAACGAGGTCGCGCTGATACCCTGCATTATGAAGCGGTAATCGCACGCACACCATTTGCCCGTTGGGGGGTGCCTGATGACATTGCTGGCCCGGCCCTTTTTCTGGCCAGCCAGCAAGCGGCGTTCATTACAGGTCACACCCTTGTTGTGGATGGGGGCTATTCCATTGGTTAGAGCGAAGTTTTTCGGGATTTCGGTCATCGATAGAAGCAGGTGCAGATATTAGAGGATGGCGTTTTGAGAGCATCAGCGGGTTTGATAAAAATATTGAAGGCTTCAGGTGTAGAGACAATTTTTGCGCTGTCCGGCAATCAGATTATGCCACTTTTTGATGCCTGTCTTGATGAGGGTGTCCGCATTGTCCATGTCTGTCATGAAGCCGCAGCGCTCTACATGGCAGAAGCACATGCCCGCATTACCGGTGGCATCGGAGTCGCCATGGTTACCGCTGGTGCCGGTCTTTGCAATGCAATTGCCCCTTTGTTCACCGCGACGCAATCGCAAACGCCGGTTCTTTTGCTCAGCGGTGATTCCGAGGCTAGTCTCGATAACAGGGGTAGTTTCCAAGAAATGGATCAGGTCCAGATCACCAGAGCGGTGACCAAATTTTCTCAGCGGATTTGTCAAACCTCTGAACTTGAACTCATAACAAATGCCGAAATTGCGCCTGCGTTTGAGCGTGCCTTTGCAAGTGGCAAACCGGCCTGTATCAACGTCAGGATCCGTGGGTTTGGTGCCCCGACTTTCGCAAATGAATGAGCCTTTGAGAATAATTGTGGCTGGTCGTGCCACCGTTGATTTGATTATGGAAATCGATCAGTTTTCGGCACGAGGTGAAAAGATGCGTGCGCATAATTCAAGTTTTGTGGTTGGTGGCCCTGGGGCGAATGCAAGCATTGCCATGGCTCGTTTTGGTAGCCTTCCCGCGCTCGTGAGCTATATCGGTGATGATATGATGGGGCAATTCATCCATCAGACGCTCAGGGGTGAGTCGGTTGATATGTCAATGAGTCCGCCAATACCTGGTGCGCGATCATCGGTCTCGGCGGCATTTGTTAACCAAAAGGGTGAGCGCCAGACAATAAATTTTGCTGGGCAGGGGTTCAGCAAACTGTCTCCGGTCATTGCAACTGGTGAGGCGCCATGTGCGGTTTTGGCCGACAACCGTCATCCGGAATTGACAGTTTGGGCAATTGACCTTGGACGCCTGCATGGAGTTCCGGTCGTGATTGATGCTGAAGCGCCGTTTACCGCAGATCATGCCCGCGGTGCAACGCACCTTGCGTTTTCGAGACAGGGCCTAGACTCCTTTGCGTCGGGTCAAAGCATTGAAGCCGGATTAAGACATGCGCGTGAAGATACCGGGTGTTGGGTATGTGCAACGGATGGCGAGAACGGTGTCTGGTATTTGCAGGGTAATGCGATGAAAAATGTCCCGGCATTTCCGGTTGATGCCATCGATACCATTGGCGCAGGTGATGTCTGGCACGGTATTTTTACCCTTTGCCTTGGTGAAGGACAGGATGAAATAGCCGCGATCAGAACGGCGAATGCCGCAGCGGCGATGAAATGCAGACAATTTGGTGGAATAAAGGCATCACCTGACCGGCAAAGCTGCGATGCCTTCATGGAGGAAAAATCGATATGCAATTGACACCGGGAAAGCTTTTGGGCATGCGCAGAATGGCGGACGAAAACGGATTGTTTAAAATGGTGGCTGCTGACCAGCGGCCACCAATCAAGGATCCGATAGCAAAGAAGCTTGACCTGCCCGAAGCACCATGGTCCGAAGTGGCCAGATTTAAAATGGAAATTGTCCGTCAACTTCAAGGGCCGAGTTCAGCTGTCTTGCTGGATCCGCATTACGGAATCCCGGCGGCCTTTGATGTTCTCGGGAGAAGCAAGGGGCTTGTCGTCACGCTTGAGGACTCGGTCTTTAAGGAGACTGGTGAGGGGCGTTTTTCGGCAAATATTGATGAATGGTCGGTTGGTAAAATCAAGCGGCTTGGCGGTGACGCGGTTAAGGTTCTTGCGTGGTATAGGCCGGACGCATCACCTGAAAATATAGCTTTTCAAAAAGATTATGTGAAACGGGTTGGCGATGAATGCGCCCGTTTTGATATTCCGTTTTTGCTTGAACTGTTGCTCTATCCTTTGGCCAGCGAGGCGGCCACATCGCGCGGATATGTAGAGATGAAGGCAAAGGCAAGTGATCAGGTATTGGCCTCAGTTGAGGAGTTTGCCCGCCCGGAATACGGGGTGGATATGTTCAAGTTGGAAAGCCCGGTGAACGCCGACGCGATTGATGGCTCAACCAATGTGCAGGCATTATTTGATGAAATGGGCCGGCTTGCCGGGCGACCTTGGGTTATGTTGTCTGCAGGTGCTGGAAAAGAAGCTTTCCGTGATATTCTCTCGCATGCCTTCAAAGCTGGCGCTTCAGGTTTTCTTGCCGGTCGTGCTATATGGCAGGATGCTTTTGCAGCTTATCCTGATTGGGATAAAGTCGTCGAGGGGCTTGCTGACGGTAGTCTTGGCTATCTCGAGGAAATCGCGACGCTGGCGGACGCAAGTGCACATCCATGGCATCACCATTCCTGTTATGGCGCAAATGGCGCTGTCTTTCATCCTGTTGATGCAATGTTTCGATCCGGCTATGACACGATCTGATACTATAGATCAGAAAGAAGATGATATGTCCAAGTTGTCCAAAGCCATAGAGATGACCACATTCTGTTTTCAGCAAATGCTTTCCCATAAACATCAAACCATCAACCAGGCTCATTTTGTCATTAGATAGCCAGCATATGGATATGCCGGCCCCAAGACAGCATAAAGCCGTGCTGGTTATGGTTTTTGCACTTACTCTGGCAGCGTTGAGCGCCGCCTTTATGAAGCTTCTGGCAGAAACCATGTCGCCGCCGCTCATCAGCTTTTTTCGCTTTGCCGGCTATTTCCTCCTGTTGCTGCCGCTTGCCCTTTTCCGGCATGGGTGGCGAGTGCTCAGACCGCGGCGGCCTCTTGTACAAATTATCCGTGGGCTGACACTGGCTCTGGGAAACATGGCATTCATGTATGGTGTTCAGTATGTTGATTACGCCAATGCAATTGCCATTGTTTATGTCTATCCCTTCATTATGGTCAGCCTGTCGACCTGGGTCTTGGGTGAGTCCGTGTCACAGAAGGCCTGGCTTGGAGTTTTTGGTGGATTTTGCGGTGTTGTTCTGGTGATGAGACCGGAGGTTGCCGGGATTGATTTGAATGGCTTGTTTATCGTTTTTACCGGTTTGATGGTTGCCATCCAGATGCTTCTCAACCGTAAATTGGGTGTCATGATGGACCCGGTTATCGTCGCCGTATGGGGTGCATTTACGGCTACCATTTTATCCGGCTTTACCCTTCCCTTTGTCTGGGGCATGCCGACAAAGTCAGAGATGATTCTGATCATGGGTCTTGCGTTAATGACCGCATTAAGCCAGACATTGATGATTTTCGCGATGTCATTGGCTCCGGCAGGCAGGATCGCCCCCTTCAC is a window of Alphaproteobacteria bacterium LSUCC0684 DNA encoding:
- a CDS encoding SDR family NAD(P)-dependent oxidoreductase gives rise to the protein MSDIDQRVWLVIGASRDGIGAAIAKAAAAQGDRVVITGAEPEPLSMPAGVSAYHQLDVCDTSAVISLASEFSHLDVLVNCAAISRRDLEDDLEVFRHVIDVNLIGNFDVVRKFENALIAAKGTVINIASMYSFLGSPKVPAYGASKAAIHQLTRSLALKYAPQGVRVNAIAPGFVVTEQTERGRADTLHYEAVIARTPFARWGVPDDIAGPALFLASQQAAFITGHTLVVDGGYSIG
- a CDS encoding thiamine pyrophosphate-binding protein; this encodes MRASAGLIKILKASGVETIFALSGNQIMPLFDACLDEGVRIVHVCHEAAALYMAEAHARITGGIGVAMVTAGAGLCNAIAPLFTATQSQTPVLLLSGDSEASLDNRGSFQEMDQVQITRAVTKFSQRICQTSELELITNAEIAPAFERAFASGKPACINVRIRGFGAPTFANE
- a CDS encoding carbohydrate kinase family protein — encoded protein: MPKLRLRLSVPLQVANRPVSTSGSVGLVPRLSQMNEPLRIIVAGRATVDLIMEIDQFSARGEKMRAHNSSFVVGGPGANASIAMARFGSLPALVSYIGDDMMGQFIHQTLRGESVDMSMSPPIPGARSSVSAAFVNQKGERQTINFAGQGFSKLSPVIATGEAPCAVLADNRHPELTVWAIDLGRLHGVPVVIDAEAPFTADHARGATHLAFSRQGLDSFASGQSIEAGLRHAREDTGCWVCATDGENGVWYLQGNAMKNVPAFPVDAIDTIGAGDVWHGIFTLCLGEGQDEIAAIRTANAAAAMKCRQFGGIKASPDRQSCDAFMEEKSICN
- a CDS encoding tagatose 1,6-diphosphate aldolase, producing the protein MADENGLFKMVAADQRPPIKDPIAKKLDLPEAPWSEVARFKMEIVRQLQGPSSAVLLDPHYGIPAAFDVLGRSKGLVVTLEDSVFKETGEGRFSANIDEWSVGKIKRLGGDAVKVLAWYRPDASPENIAFQKDYVKRVGDECARFDIPFLLELLLYPLASEAATSRGYVEMKAKASDQVLASVEEFARPEYGVDMFKLESPVNADAIDGSTNVQALFDEMGRLAGRPWVMLSAGAGKEAFRDILSHAFKAGASGFLAGRAIWQDAFAAYPDWDKVVEGLADGSLGYLEEIATLADASAHPWHHHSCYGANGAVFHPVDAMFRSGYDTI
- a CDS encoding DMT family transporter, translating into MDMPAPRQHKAVLVMVFALTLAALSAAFMKLLAETMSPPLISFFRFAGYFLLLLPLALFRHGWRVLRPRRPLVQIIRGLTLALGNMAFMYGVQYVDYANAIAIVYVYPFIMVSLSTWVLGESVSQKAWLGVFGGFCGVVLVMRPEVAGIDLNGLFIVFTGLMVAIQMLLNRKLGVMMDPVIVAVWGAFTATILSGFTLPFVWGMPTKSEMILIMGLALMTALSQTLMIFAMSLAPAGRIAPFTYVEIVAAVIIGLIMFGTVPDAISWIGMVLIVASGIMVKRMPGALRLRRGEKI